One segment of Candidatus Paceibacterota bacterium DNA contains the following:
- a CDS encoding dihydroxy-acid dehydratase → MPYDSAFRFNAQDCIRTKDTAYTKDGGLAILYGQLAPEGCVVKTAGISDEFKQYCGPGFVFEGPCVIFESQEDACEGILGGKVKAGDVVVIRNEGPRGGPGMQEMLSPTSYIVGLGLSDKVALVTDGRFSGGTAGACIGHVSPEAVEGGPIGLLRNGDRLRIDFPNRRIDIVVPEAELAARKQTWQPVKRDLNGWLARYQKQVTNASQGGILAG, encoded by the coding sequence ATGCCCTACGACTCCGCGTTCAGGTTCAACGCCCAGGACTGCATCCGCACCAAGGATACCGCCTACACGAAGGACGGCGGCCTGGCCATCCTCTACGGCCAGCTCGCGCCCGAAGGCTGCGTGGTCAAGACCGCTGGCATCAGCGATGAGTTCAAGCAATACTGCGGCCCCGGCTTCGTGTTTGAAGGCCCCTGCGTCATCTTCGAAAGCCAGGAGGACGCCTGTGAAGGCATTCTCGGCGGCAAGGTCAAAGCGGGCGACGTGGTCGTCATCCGCAACGAAGGACCGCGCGGCGGGCCGGGCATGCAGGAGATGCTCTCGCCGACCAGCTACATCGTCGGCCTGGGGCTCAGCGACAAGGTGGCCCTTGTCACCGACGGCCGGTTCAGCGGCGGCACCGCCGGCGCGTGCATCGGGCACGTCTCACCCGAGGCGGTGGAAGGCGGCCCCATCGGCCTGCTGCGCAACGGCGACCGCCTGCGCATAGACTTCCCCAACCGCCGCATAGACATCGTGGTGCCGGAAGCCGAGCTGGCCGCACGCAAACAGACGTGGCAACCCGTGAAGCGCGACCTCAACGGCTGGCTGGCCCGCTACCAAAAGCAGGTCACCAACGCCAGCCAGGGCGGCATCCTGGCGGGATAG
- a CDS encoding DUF1343 domain-containing protein translates to MSAVGNRLTCWWHGCGKAAACGLGVALLAAGLPTAPAGATPVQQQLGELIMVAQGKRIGMITNPSGCDESGNLDADYLTNAPGVTITAFFAPEHGLRGTLPPGVGGGDYVDPATGIPVYDIYSLRNAPTDAQLAGVDLLVFDLQEVGVRFYTFLWTMTYCLEAAARNGKPFYIVDRPNPVGGMRVEGSPNTVDYGIIGRLGTGAAFGVATRHGMTAGEVAKMWNEEWMSPKVELHVILMPTWTRDQWWAETGRVFVRPSPNMRTTNTATVYPGTCIIEGSNLSEGRGTDKPFEKIGAPFINGATLASALATNGLAGVRFDPVTFTPTSSKHSGKLCGGVQVVVTNRDTFDPIRTGLCLLQTAYKVYPTQVTITSYAANLMGVPGLNTSLKTQSVDAIIAGWQTRLAQFRALRRNYLLYPEPGPSFASARQTGSGGGEFELVWQGLLGRDYRLWSHDQLSGAWDDAGDHPGTGGAVRVPLSPDSALRFYRLELLP, encoded by the coding sequence ATGAGCGCGGTGGGAAACCGATTGACCTGTTGGTGGCATGGCTGCGGGAAAGCGGCGGCCTGCGGGCTGGGCGTTGCGCTGCTCGCGGCTGGGCTGCCGACAGCGCCGGCCGGCGCGACACCGGTGCAACAGCAGCTCGGGGAGTTGATCATGGTGGCACAGGGGAAGCGCATCGGGATGATTACTAACCCGTCCGGCTGTGACGAGAGCGGGAACCTGGACGCGGATTATCTCACCAATGCGCCGGGCGTCACCATCACCGCCTTCTTCGCGCCCGAACACGGCCTGCGCGGCACGCTGCCGCCCGGGGTGGGTGGCGGCGACTACGTTGACCCGGCTACCGGGATACCGGTTTACGACATCTACTCGCTCCGCAACGCGCCCACCGACGCCCAGCTCGCCGGCGTGGACCTGTTGGTCTTTGACCTCCAGGAAGTGGGCGTGCGCTTCTACACGTTCCTGTGGACGATGACCTACTGCCTGGAAGCGGCGGCGCGCAACGGCAAGCCGTTCTACATCGTTGACCGGCCCAACCCGGTCGGCGGCATGCGGGTCGAAGGTTCTCCCAATACGGTGGACTACGGGATCATCGGGCGGTTGGGCACGGGGGCGGCGTTTGGCGTGGCGACCCGGCATGGGATGACTGCGGGCGAAGTGGCGAAGATGTGGAACGAGGAGTGGATGTCGCCCAAGGTCGAGCTGCACGTGATCCTGATGCCGACCTGGACCCGAGACCAGTGGTGGGCCGAGACGGGGCGGGTGTTCGTGCGTCCTTCTCCAAACATGCGCACCACCAACACGGCGACGGTCTATCCGGGCACGTGCATCATCGAGGGCAGCAACCTGAGCGAGGGCCGCGGGACGGACAAACCGTTTGAGAAGATCGGCGCGCCGTTCATCAATGGAGCGACGCTCGCCTCCGCCCTGGCCACCAACGGCCTGGCGGGCGTGCGGTTTGATCCGGTCACGTTTACGCCCACCAGCTCGAAGCACTCGGGCAAGCTCTGCGGCGGCGTCCAGGTCGTGGTCACCAATCGCGACACCTTCGACCCGATCCGGACCGGCCTGTGCCTCCTCCAGACCGCCTACAAAGTCTATCCCACCCAGGTGACCATCACCTCCTACGCGGCCAACCTGATGGGCGTCCCGGGCCTGAACACCTCGCTCAAGACGCAAAGCGTGGACGCCATCATCGCCGGCTGGCAGACCCGCCTCGCCCAGTTCCGCGCCCTGCGCCGGAACTACCTGCTCTATCCTGAGCCCGGGCCCTCATTCGCTTCCGCGCGCCAGACCGGGTCGGGCGGCGGAGAGTTCGAGCTGGTTTGGCAAGGGCTGCTTGGCCGGGACTATCGTCTCTGGTCTCACGACCAGCTTTCCGGCGCGTGGGATGACGCGGGCGATCACCCCGGCACGGGAGGCGCAGTGAGGGTGCCCCTCAGCCCGGACTCCGCGCTGAGGTTCTACCGGCTGGAGCTGCTGCCCTGA
- a CDS encoding leucine-rich repeat protein: MRLLSLILVLALPAVTHSQFLFVTNNGAITITGYNGSGGTVVIPSETNGLPVTGIGFQAFYNRSSVTGITIPNSVTNIGEDAFRGCSGLTSMVIPDSVVGISAGMFQSCANLTNVMIPDSVTVIGDSAFYLCIWLNNVTIPDSVASIGVQAFYSCTHLTNLTIGGSVTSIGNNAFDSCTALADVRIPDSVTSLGSRAFYGCSGLTNVVVGNSVTNLPTDLFRNCSGLSTVALPTNLLSIQSGAFWLCTSLTNIAIPNAVRTIGGNAFQQCHSLTSVTIPDSVTSMGNSAFGVCSNLTSVTIGNGLTNIPFQCFSSCAALARVTIGNGVTSIGTIAFQFCRALTNVMMGNHIGTIGQSAFDSCTNLASITIPRSVTNIVDSAFYLCTGLRAVYFQGDAPTAGAMIFNYAFNVIVYYLPGTTGWTSTFKSRPALLWNPQAQGSGPNFGVRTNRFGFDIAGTANIPIAVEASSGLASPNWVLLASCTLTNGSVYFSDPDWTNYPTRFYRIRSP; this comes from the coding sequence ATGAGACTCCTGTCGCTAATACTGGTCTTGGCGTTGCCAGCCGTGACGCATTCCCAGTTCCTGTTCGTAACCAACAATGGTGCCATTACCATCACCGGATACAACGGCTCCGGAGGCACGGTGGTCATCCCCAGCGAGACCAACGGTCTGCCCGTAACCGGCATTGGGTTCCAGGCGTTCTATAACCGCAGCAGCGTGACTGGCATTACCATTCCCAACAGCGTGACCAATATTGGAGAGGACGCATTCCGTGGCTGCAGCGGCCTGACCAGCATGGTGATCCCTGACAGCGTCGTGGGCATTAGCGCAGGGATGTTCCAGAGCTGTGCCAACTTGACCAACGTCATGATTCCCGACAGCGTCACGGTGATCGGGGACAGCGCGTTCTATCTCTGCATTTGGCTTAATAACGTCACCATTCCCGACAGCGTCGCCAGCATCGGGGTCCAGGCTTTCTATAGCTGCACCCACCTTACCAACCTAACGATCGGCGGGAGCGTTACCAGCATTGGAAACAATGCGTTCGATTCATGCACCGCCCTGGCGGATGTGCGAATCCCGGACAGTGTAACCAGTCTGGGAAGCCGGGCCTTTTATGGCTGCAGCGGCCTCACTAACGTCGTGGTCGGCAACAGCGTCACCAATCTTCCAACTGACCTGTTCCGAAACTGCAGCGGCTTGAGCACGGTCGCGCTGCCTACGAACCTCCTCAGCATTCAATCTGGCGCATTTTGGCTCTGCACGAGCCTTACCAATATCGCGATCCCCAACGCCGTGCGCACGATCGGGGGGAACGCTTTCCAACAATGCCATAGCTTAACCAGCGTCACGATCCCTGACAGTGTCACCAGCATGGGCAATTCTGCGTTTGGGGTCTGCAGCAACCTCACCAGTGTCACAATCGGCAACGGGCTAACCAACATTCCGTTCCAGTGTTTTAGTTCCTGCGCTGCCCTGGCGCGTGTGACCATCGGCAACGGTGTCACGAGCATCGGAACCATAGCGTTCCAGTTTTGCCGAGCACTCACGAACGTTATGATGGGCAACCACATTGGCACCATCGGCCAGAGTGCCTTCGATTCCTGCACCAACCTGGCCAGCATCACGATTCCAAGGAGCGTTACCAACATCGTTGACTCCGCCTTTTATCTCTGCACCGGCCTGAGGGCCGTGTACTTCCAAGGCGACGCTCCCACCGCTGGTGCAATGATCTTCAACTATGCATTCAACGTAATCGTCTATTATCTGCCAGGCACGACGGGCTGGACTTCCACGTTCAAAAGTCGCCCGGCCTTGCTCTGGAACCCGCAGGCGCAGGGTAGCGGACCCAATTTCGGGGTGCGGACGAATAGATTCGGGTTTGACATCGCCGGAACGGCCAATATCCCCATCGCGGTAGAAGCGAGTTCAGGCTTGGCAAGCCCAAACTGGGTCTTGCTTGCGAGTTGCACTCTCACCAACGGTTCTGTCTATTTCAGCGACCCCGACTGGACGAATTACCCGACGCGCTTCTACCGCATCCGCTCGCCGTGA
- a CDS encoding DUF2283 domain-containing protein has protein sequence MRLTIDPAADALYLRLNDTEIADSEQVAPGVVLDYDAQDNLVGVEMLHVSKRAGKGDMHRLLFETLGAASPETMTVQETPPPYGKRTP, from the coding sequence GTGAGACTGACGATTGATCCGGCAGCCGACGCGCTCTACCTGCGCCTCAACGACACGGAGATTGCCGATTCGGAGCAAGTCGCCCCCGGCGTGGTGCTGGACTATGACGCCCAGGATAACCTCGTGGGCGTGGAAATGCTGCATGTCTCCAAGCGCGCCGGCAAGGGAGACATGCACCGCCTGCTGTTTGAAACCCTCGGAGCCGCGAGCCCGGAAACGATGACCGTGCAGGAAACCCCGCCGCCCTACGGCAAGAGAACTCCTTAG
- a CDS encoding DUF4258 domain-containing protein, whose translation MKYELSEHALMRMRERKIESAWLEQALTRPERTEPDADDPGMQHRLAAIAEQGYRVLRVVCDPRAHPLKVITVHFDRSMKGKL comes from the coding sequence GTGAAGTACGAATTGAGCGAGCACGCACTGATGCGCATGCGGGAACGAAAGATCGAATCGGCCTGGTTGGAACAGGCCCTCACCCGGCCAGAACGCACCGAGCCGGATGCGGATGATCCGGGCATGCAACACCGGCTGGCGGCAATCGCGGAACAAGGCTATCGTGTGCTGCGCGTCGTGTGCGATCCGCGGGCCCATCCGCTCAAGGTCATCACGGTGCATTTTGACCGAAGCATGAAAGGCAAACTGTGA
- a CDS encoding amidohydrolase, with product MKALLTVVAITTIMLITPAPAKQPVLVPDLIILNASIHTMDDAQPTAEAVAVLGNRIVALGATPDIRLLAGPSTRVIDAAGKLVLPGFNDSHTHFLMGGFALASVDLRDARSPEEMVRRLKDYATKLPKGRWILGGDWDHEKWPGAPLPTRQMIDAATPDHPVLVRRLDGHMAVANSLALKLAGVTRETKDPPGGLIVRDPGTGELTGVLKDSAMDLMDRAVPDKTRDEKHVAAKAASEHAAQVGVTSVTDMSADGDVGLYQHLLERGELKTRIYAIRSIVAWEALGKTGVRAAFGGDTLRIGGLKGFSDGSLGSTTALFFEPYNDAPDTRGLLFDQMLPEGTMLKRVEAADKTGLQVMIHAIGDEAIWRILEIYRQTAEQNGARDRRFRIEHAQHIRLGDIPRFGQQKVIASMQPYHAADDGRWCNKRIGPERSKGTYAFRSLLDSGAVLAFGSDWTVAPLNPMEGLKAAVTRQTLDGKNPNGWVPEQKITLDEAIRAYTVGSAYAEFAENVKGTLTPGKLADLVMLDRDLYKINPAEIDKARVLLTVMDGKVVWETK from the coding sequence ATGAAAGCGTTACTAACCGTTGTCGCCATTACCACCATCATGTTGATTACGCCTGCTCCCGCCAAACAGCCCGTCCTTGTGCCCGACCTCATTATCCTCAACGCCTCGATCCACACGATGGACGACGCCCAGCCGACCGCCGAGGCGGTCGCGGTCCTGGGCAACCGCATTGTGGCGCTCGGGGCCACACCCGACATTCGCCTCCTGGCCGGCCCCAGCACACGCGTCATTGATGCCGCCGGCAAGCTGGTGCTCCCCGGCTTTAACGACTCCCACACTCATTTCCTCATGGGCGGATTCGCCCTGGCCAGCGTTGACTTGCGCGACGCCCGCTCCCCCGAGGAGATGGTCCGCCGTCTCAAGGATTACGCCACCAAGCTCCCCAAGGGCCGCTGGATCCTGGGCGGCGACTGGGACCACGAGAAATGGCCGGGGGCACCCCTGCCGACCAGGCAGATGATTGACGCGGCCACCCCCGATCATCCCGTGCTGGTGCGCCGGCTCGACGGTCACATGGCCGTGGCCAACAGCCTCGCCCTGAAGCTGGCCGGTGTCACCCGGGAAACCAAAGACCCGCCCGGCGGCCTCATCGTCCGCGACCCCGGGACCGGCGAACTCACCGGCGTCCTCAAGGATAGCGCCATGGACCTCATGGACCGCGCGGTGCCCGACAAGACCCGGGACGAAAAGCACGTCGCGGCCAAGGCCGCCTCGGAACACGCCGCGCAGGTGGGGGTGACCAGCGTGACCGACATGTCCGCCGACGGGGATGTCGGCCTGTACCAGCACCTGCTGGAACGCGGCGAGCTCAAGACGCGCATCTACGCCATTCGTTCCATCGTGGCCTGGGAGGCGCTGGGCAAGACCGGCGTGCGCGCCGCGTTCGGCGGCGACACGCTGCGCATCGGCGGGCTCAAGGGGTTTTCCGACGGCAGCCTCGGCTCCACCACGGCGCTGTTCTTCGAGCCTTACAACGACGCCCCGGACACGCGCGGCCTGCTCTTCGACCAGATGCTGCCGGAGGGGACCATGCTCAAGCGGGTCGAGGCGGCGGACAAGACCGGCCTGCAAGTGATGATCCACGCCATCGGCGACGAGGCGATCTGGCGCATCCTGGAGATCTACCGCCAGACCGCCGAGCAGAACGGAGCGCGCGACCGGCGTTTCCGCATCGAACACGCCCAGCATATCCGGCTCGGGGACATCCCCAGGTTCGGCCAGCAGAAGGTGATTGCCTCCATGCAGCCCTACCACGCCGCCGACGACGGGCGCTGGTGCAACAAGCGCATCGGGCCGGAGCGCTCGAAGGGCACCTACGCCTTCCGCTCACTGCTCGACTCCGGCGCGGTGCTCGCGTTCGGGTCGGATTGGACGGTGGCGCCGCTCAACCCGATGGAGGGGCTCAAGGCGGCGGTGACGCGCCAGACGCTGGACGGCAAGAACCCCAATGGCTGGGTGCCGGAACAGAAGATCACGCTGGACGAGGCCATCCGCGCCTACACGGTCGGCTCCGCCTATGCCGAGTTTGCCGAGAACGTCAAAGGCACTCTCACTCCGGGCAAGCTGGCCGACCTGGTGATGCTTGACCGAGACCTCTACAAGATCAACCCGGCGGAGATTGACAAGGCCCGCGTGCTGTTGACGGTCATGGACGGCAAGGTGGTGTGGGAAACAAAGTGA
- the gltS gene encoding sodium/glutamate symporter produces the protein MTIPALFVVLLAIPVLLLGELLVRRIRLLGRFNIPAPVVGGLLVSGLVLLWNLSGAGAVQFQNNVTARWWTWLVTVEMDWVKAPARNVNTPFLVAFFTCIGLNARWDLARRGGAQVLLFWGLAAVLAMMQNGIGVGLAKLLGVSPLLGLVCGSVTMTGGHGTALGFAADLEKAGLPGAAVLGMAAATFGLVCGGLIGGPVGGVLIRRRNLTPAANASTHLEAGRVGDSGILNDLHLLAGFGRPFLTHLLLLLGCLKAGAWVSHFIQQTGITFPVYMGAMMLGVAARNLLDWRGGEWVDSDIIDTLASVSLGLFLAIAMMSLNLIELANAALPMLIILSVQVVVMALYAWLVTFRVMGRDYDAAVMAGGHCGFGLGATPNAVANMKALVESFGPAPRAFLVVPVVGAFLIDFVNAANITFFLNVLGR, from the coding sequence ATGACCATTCCCGCCCTGTTTGTCGTGCTGCTGGCTATCCCGGTGTTGCTGTTGGGCGAACTCCTGGTCCGGCGCATCCGGCTGCTCGGGCGCTTCAATATCCCCGCGCCGGTCGTTGGCGGGCTGCTGGTGTCGGGGCTGGTTCTGCTTTGGAACCTGTCGGGGGCGGGAGCGGTGCAGTTTCAGAACAACGTAACGGCGCGTTGGTGGACGTGGCTGGTGACGGTTGAAATGGATTGGGTCAAGGCCCCGGCCAGGAATGTGAACACGCCGTTCCTCGTGGCGTTCTTCACCTGTATCGGGTTGAATGCCAGGTGGGACCTGGCGCGGCGTGGAGGAGCGCAGGTGCTGCTTTTCTGGGGGTTGGCAGCTGTCCTGGCCATGATGCAAAATGGCATCGGCGTGGGGCTGGCGAAGCTGCTTGGCGTGTCTCCATTGCTCGGGTTGGTCTGTGGCAGCGTGACCATGACCGGCGGCCATGGCACGGCGCTGGGTTTCGCCGCGGATCTGGAGAAAGCGGGGTTGCCGGGGGCGGCGGTCCTCGGAATGGCGGCGGCGACGTTTGGATTGGTGTGCGGCGGCTTGATCGGCGGACCAGTGGGGGGCGTGCTGATTCGACGGCGCAACCTCACCCCAGCGGCGAACGCGAGCACGCATCTGGAGGCCGGCCGCGTGGGCGATTCGGGGATTCTGAACGACCTTCACCTGCTGGCGGGATTTGGCCGGCCGTTTCTGACGCACCTGCTGCTGTTGCTGGGCTGTCTCAAAGCCGGGGCGTGGGTGAGTCATTTCATTCAACAAACGGGGATTACCTTCCCGGTTTACATGGGCGCGATGATGCTCGGCGTTGCCGCGCGCAACTTGCTGGACTGGCGCGGCGGCGAATGGGTGGACAGCGACATTATTGACACGCTGGCGTCGGTATCGCTCGGCCTGTTCCTCGCGATCGCCATGATGAGCCTGAATCTGATTGAGTTGGCCAACGCGGCCCTGCCGATGCTCATCATCCTTTCGGTGCAAGTGGTCGTGATGGCGCTCTACGCCTGGCTGGTGACATTTCGAGTGATGGGCCGTGATTATGATGCCGCTGTGATGGCCGGCGGGCATTGCGGGTTTGGGCTTGGAGCCACCCCCAACGCCGTGGCCAATATGAAGGCGCTGGTCGAGTCATTCGGCCCGGCGCCGCGAGCGTTTCTGGTGGTGCCCGTAGTGGGGGCGTTCCTCATTGATTTCGTGAACGCCGCGAATATCACCTTTTTCCTGAATGTGCTAGGTAGGTGA